In a genomic window of Synechococcales cyanobacterium T60_A2020_003:
- the queA gene encoding tRNA preQ1(34) S-adenosylmethionine ribosyltransferase-isomerase QueA, with the protein MNSSIPDRPSLQSELSAATETPNEERSPELPPAPTTPADDDRTLSAYDYHLPPERIAQNPAVPRDSSRLLAVTTRTDIQHRIFRDLPELLNPGDLLVLNNTRVIPARLYGRKGGQTPVEVLLLEEQARDRWLALVKPGRRLKPRAQIQFPSEGEPILMADVIATDEATRGRILQFHLPDTASLIPYLDQLGQIPLPPYITESEADAEQYQTVYSDRPGAVAAPTAGLHFTPELLERLCDRGIEQAFVTLHVGVGTFRPVEVEDITMHQMHGEWIDVPQETVKKVQETRQRGGRVIAVGTTAVRSLEGASPTGELEPFVGKTNLFIYPGYQWHTVDGLITNFHLPKSSLMMLVSALIGRDRLLALYQEAIAQNYRFYSFGDAMLILPEARRY; encoded by the coding sequence ATGAATTCTTCTATCCCCGATCGCCCATCTCTACAATCCGAACTATCCGCTGCTACGGAAACACCGAACGAAGAGCGATCGCCTGAACTCCCGCCCGCCCCGACGACTCCAGCAGACGATGATCGCACCCTAAGCGCCTACGATTATCACCTGCCCCCAGAGCGCATCGCCCAAAATCCGGCTGTGCCCCGCGATAGTAGCCGATTGCTAGCCGTTACGACTCGGACGGACATTCAACACCGCATTTTTCGTGACCTCCCAGAGTTGCTGAATCCAGGAGATTTGCTAGTCCTGAACAATACGCGCGTAATTCCGGCACGGCTGTATGGGCGTAAGGGGGGGCAAACGCCTGTGGAAGTGTTGCTGCTAGAAGAACAAGCCCGCGATCGCTGGTTAGCCCTCGTGAAACCCGGACGCCGACTCAAGCCTAGGGCACAAATCCAGTTTCCATCCGAGGGTGAGCCGATCCTGATGGCAGACGTCATTGCTACTGATGAGGCTACTAGAGGGCGCATTCTTCAGTTTCATCTTCCGGACACCGCATCCCTGATTCCGTACCTAGACCAACTAGGCCAAATTCCCCTCCCCCCCTACATCACCGAATCTGAGGCGGATGCAGAGCAGTATCAAACGGTGTACAGCGATCGCCCTGGAGCCGTCGCCGCTCCTACGGCAGGATTGCATTTTACCCCAGAGTTATTGGAGCGGTTGTGCGATCGCGGCATTGAGCAAGCCTTCGTGACGCTTCACGTCGGGGTGGGCACGTTTCGTCCCGTGGAGGTAGAAGACATTACCATGCACCAAATGCACGGCGAGTGGATCGATGTTCCCCAAGAAACCGTCAAAAAAGTACAAGAGACTCGGCAACGGGGGGGGCGGGTGATTGCGGTGGGCACCACCGCCGTGCGATCCCTGGAAGGCGCATCCCCCACGGGAGAACTTGAACCCTTTGTAGGCAAAACGAATCTCTTTATCTATCCGGGCTATCAATGGCACACGGTGGATGGACTGATCACGAATTTTCATCTCCCAAAGTCTAGTTTAATGATGCTGGTCAGTGCGCTGATTGGGCGCGATCGCCTGCTGGCGTTATATCAAGAGGCGATCGCCCAAAACTATCGATTCTATTCGTTTGGCGATGCGATGCTGATTTTGCCGGAAGCACGACGGTACTAA
- a CDS encoding 2OG-Fe(II) oxygenase: protein MPYFYQQTDAFPPTYLTQLLRKIQACPYFSTNNLNRDFVGTKGFSIVFTCQGLPTVDRQFPFFPYLDHALQADCNAFYLNPLPLQQGSRVDPHIDRSLQSYDKTVDPPAWVSVLYVELPPNLSGGTLILRDHRRQVGQITPRINTLIRFQGNLTHSVTAMTSPGTRLSLVCEQYALTEAELAKIPTFAIESRVRVR, encoded by the coding sequence ATGCCCTACTTTTATCAACAGACCGACGCATTCCCGCCCACCTATCTCACCCAGCTTCTCCGCAAGATTCAAGCCTGCCCGTACTTTTCTACCAATAATCTCAATCGAGATTTCGTAGGCACCAAGGGATTTTCCATTGTCTTTACGTGCCAGGGACTGCCTACCGTCGATCGCCAGTTTCCATTTTTTCCCTACCTTGATCATGCCCTCCAAGCAGATTGCAATGCCTTTTATCTCAATCCGCTGCCACTCCAGCAAGGGTCTCGCGTCGATCCCCACATTGATCGATCGCTGCAGTCCTATGACAAAACAGTGGATCCACCTGCATGGGTTAGCGTCCTGTATGTCGAGCTTCCTCCTAACCTATCGGGTGGAACCCTAATCCTGAGAGATCATCGCCGCCAGGTCGGACAGATTACCCCCAGGATCAATACCTTAATTCGGTTTCAAGGCAATCTCACCCATTCCGTTACAGCAATGACCAGTCCGGGCACCCGCCTCAGCCTTGTCTGCGAGCAATACGCCTTAACCGAAGCCGAACTGGCTAAAATTCCCACCTTTGCGATCGAGTCCAGGGTGCGTGTTCGCTAA
- a CDS encoding DUF3531 family protein: MIVEFRECDFFNLWIWIELSSVPSTMEQQYLEEVFDSWFFLGKLGGFNAENLQVQDTGLDINYMPYDEEQADNSFMALMHNMGEFEYEGLWARCWFDLGTTDAIALDILINTLKQFSKDYVTIERLIIGGVNSDWPVPESQMTIYDQEPEP; the protein is encoded by the coding sequence ATGATCGTCGAGTTTCGTGAATGTGACTTTTTCAATCTCTGGATCTGGATAGAACTCAGCAGTGTGCCGTCCACAATGGAGCAGCAGTACCTAGAGGAAGTCTTTGACTCCTGGTTTTTTCTGGGAAAATTGGGCGGATTTAATGCCGAAAATCTCCAGGTGCAGGATACGGGATTAGATATTAACTACATGCCCTACGACGAGGAACAGGCGGATAACTCGTTTATGGCGCTCATGCACAACATGGGCGAGTTTGAGTATGAAGGACTGTGGGCACGGTGTTGGTTTGATCTGGGTACGACGGACGCGATCGCCCTCGACATTTTGATCAACACGCTGAAGCAATTCAGCAAAGACTATGTCACTATCGAGCGGCTAATTATCGGCGGGGTCAATAGCGATTGGCCTGTTCCGGAGTCGCAGATGACCATTTATGATCAAGAACCGGAACCTTAA